The following are encoded in a window of Cyanobacteria bacterium GSL.Bin1 genomic DNA:
- a CDS encoding transposase, with amino-acid sequence MLDRYDIVAYEDLNIKGLSRTRLGKLVHDAGWGQFLSLLKVKAENAGLISIAVNPNGTSQTCSNCGKVVKKELSNRWHSCPFCGYEADRDLNASINIKNLAVGHPASSKAHRVSEPIGGVDGKPALYCVSN; translated from the coding sequence TTGCTAGATCGGTATGATATTGTTGCTTATGAAGACTTAAACATCAAAGGATTATCTCGGACAAGATTGGGCAAATTGGTTCATGATGCCGGTTGGGGACAATTCCTGTCTCTCCTTAAAGTCAAAGCCGAAAATGCTGGACTGATAAGTATAGCAGTGAATCCCAACGGCACGAGCCAAACTTGTTCCAATTGCGGAAAGGTAGTCAAGAAAGAACTAAGTAATAGATGGCATTCTTGTCCCTTCTGTGGTTACGAAGCAGATAGGGATTTGAATGCCAGTATTAATATCAAAAATTTGGCGGTGGGGCATCCCGCCAGTAGTAAAGCCCATCGAGTATCCGAACCGATAGGTGGAGTTGATGGGAAGCCCGCGCTATATTGCGTCAGCAATTAG
- a CDS encoding PqqD family peptide modification chaperone, which translates to MIQSSSLTPETLIVATQTAVMAELGSEAIVLDTASGNYYGFKNEVSTRIWQLIQQPTPISKICEAIYTEYEIDLAQCKSDVLNFLKVIFDKELVEIYDEKVA; encoded by the coding sequence ATGATTCAATCTTCATCCTTAACCCCTGAAACCTTAATTGTTGCGACCCAGACTGCTGTTATGGCTGAGTTAGGTAGCGAGGCAATTGTACTCGACACGGCATCGGGTAATTACTACGGTTTCAAAAATGAGGTGAGTACTCGCATCTGGCAATTGATTCAACAGCCTACCCCAATCAGCAAGATTTGTGAAGCCATATATACAGAATATGAAATTGATTTGGCACAATGTAAAAGTGATGTGTTAAACTTTTTAAAAGTGATTTTCGATAAAGAGCTAGTGGAAATTTACGATGAAAAAGTTGCTTAG
- a CDS encoding lasso peptide biosynthesis B2 protein: MKKLLRLLALSQSERYLLLLTLLWLGRIRFRLWLLPFQQLQQQLTEVSQKPHCYPFRPLPSVSKIVWAVQVCSRYLPGKVRCLAQALTTQVIASQLGYSLDLQIGVMKRDTCQLEAHAWVTYQGKVAIGSLPYLSQFVPIWSLSGGKP; this comes from the coding sequence ATGAAAAAGTTGCTTAGGTTGCTGGCGCTTAGCCAGTCTGAGCGCTATTTACTTCTCCTAACCTTGCTTTGGCTGGGAAGAATACGATTTAGGCTCTGGTTGCTTCCATTTCAACAGCTACAGCAACAGTTGACTGAGGTGAGTCAAAAACCTCACTGCTATCCCTTCCGGCCATTGCCATCAGTCAGCAAGATTGTCTGGGCGGTTCAGGTTTGTAGTCGTTATCTGCCCGGCAAGGTCAGATGCCTAGCCCAAGCCCTAACGACACAAGTCATTGCTTCTCAGCTGGGTTACTCACTTGACCTCCAAATTGGTGTAATGAAACGTGATACTTGTCAATTAGAAGCTCATGCTTGGGTAACCTACCAAGGCAAAGTTGCCATTGGTTCCCTTCCTTATTTAAGCCAATTTGTTCCGATTTGGTCGCTCTCAGGAGGAAAGCCATGA
- a CDS encoding lasso peptide isopeptide bond-forming cyclase, which produces MSGICGFYYRQDEPVKSSQLSKMLAQLTHRGPDDSGVWSQDSVGLGHRLLWTTPESMNEQLPRVHPSGQFVITADVRLDNRRELLSALKVKADGAETITDTQLILAAYEQWGERCPEYLLGDFAFAIWDHRDQSLFLARDHFGVKPLYYYLNPQLFAFATEIKALLSLPEIPHQLNEVKVADYLLGAFEDQTITFYQDIWRLAPAHCLKVKAQGHQLHSYWELDPTQELHLDSDEAYAEAFREHFTTAVQCRLRSAFPVGSLLSGGLDSSSITCVARELLSEKRKLPLKTFSAVFDQVTACDERPFIQAVIDQGQIEPHFVPADQISPLTNLKAMFWHQDEAFYAPNLFMHWALYQSAHRQGVRIILDGFDGDTTVSHGFPYLNELARQGRWISLMQEIQGVSRHFNRPLAPLLWQYFWGPGIRPRLPLSAQKLEQRLTQKWQRQKQPTLGINPDFAKRMRLGERIEQINAQRSTKSDTAREAHYRRLSWGVLPFTLEVADRAAAAHTIEPRFPFFDKRLVEFCLAVPPEQKIRQGWTRLIMRRALNNSLPSQVQWRGGKSDLSPNFHQGLRRRDRPCFDRVLREDTDLIEPYVDIALLQRTYQQFLSDQTLPDCDVLSIWKPVTLALWLKQTGLN; this is translated from the coding sequence ATGAGTGGGATCTGTGGTTTCTATTACCGTCAGGATGAACCGGTCAAGTCCAGTCAACTTTCCAAAATGTTGGCGCAGCTGACCCATCGCGGTCCCGATGATTCAGGAGTATGGTCTCAAGACTCAGTCGGGTTGGGACATCGCCTGCTCTGGACGACACCGGAATCGATGAATGAGCAACTGCCCAGAGTTCATCCGAGCGGTCAATTCGTGATCACAGCTGATGTCCGCCTCGATAACCGGCGGGAACTCCTCTCTGCTCTCAAGGTCAAAGCAGATGGCGCAGAGACCATCACCGACACTCAATTGATTCTCGCTGCCTATGAACAGTGGGGAGAGCGTTGTCCCGAATATTTGTTAGGGGATTTTGCCTTTGCCATTTGGGACCACCGCGACCAATCGTTGTTCCTTGCCCGAGACCATTTTGGCGTCAAACCCCTGTATTACTATCTCAATCCTCAGCTTTTCGCCTTTGCTACTGAAATCAAAGCTCTACTTTCTTTACCCGAGATTCCTCATCAACTGAATGAGGTGAAAGTTGCTGATTACTTACTAGGCGCGTTTGAGGATCAAACGATTACTTTTTATCAAGATATTTGGCGGTTAGCCCCCGCTCATTGTCTCAAAGTCAAAGCGCAAGGGCATCAGCTCCATTCTTATTGGGAGTTAGACCCGACCCAAGAGCTGCATTTAGACTCCGATGAAGCCTATGCTGAAGCTTTTCGGGAACACTTCACGACTGCTGTGCAATGTCGGTTGCGCAGTGCTTTTCCTGTGGGCTCCCTCTTAAGCGGCGGCTTAGACTCCTCATCCATTACTTGTGTCGCCCGAGAGTTGCTCTCTGAGAAAAGGAAACTGCCCTTAAAGACGTTCTCCGCTGTCTTTGACCAGGTGACGGCGTGTGATGAACGGCCCTTTATCCAAGCCGTTATCGATCAAGGCCAGATTGAACCGCATTTTGTTCCTGCCGATCAAATCAGTCCCTTAACGAATCTCAAGGCAATGTTTTGGCATCAGGATGAAGCCTTTTATGCCCCGAACTTATTCATGCATTGGGCGTTGTATCAATCGGCGCACCGGCAAGGAGTGCGGATTATATTAGATGGATTTGATGGGGATACCACCGTCTCCCACGGCTTTCCTTACCTAAATGAACTGGCTCGTCAAGGTCGCTGGATTAGCTTAATGCAAGAAATTCAGGGAGTCTCGCGCCATTTTAACCGTCCTTTAGCTCCTCTTTTGTGGCAGTATTTCTGGGGACCGGGCATCAGACCTCGTTTACCGCTCTCAGCTCAGAAACTGGAGCAACGCTTGACCCAGAAATGGCAACGGCAGAAGCAACCGACCCTGGGGATAAACCCTGATTTTGCCAAGCGTATGAGGTTAGGAGAGCGTATTGAGCAAATCAATGCCCAACGTTCTACAAAGAGCGATACCGCTCGCGAAGCGCATTATCGGCGCTTAAGTTGGGGGGTTCTGCCTTTCACTCTCGAAGTCGCAGACCGAGCCGCTGCCGCTCACACAATTGAACCGCGCTTTCCCTTCTTCGACAAGCGCCTCGTTGAATTTTGCCTGGCAGTTCCCCCAGAACAAAAAATTCGCCAAGGTTGGACGCGGCTGATCATGCGCCGAGCCTTGAATAATTCTCTCCCGAGCCAAGTGCAGTGGCGCGGTGGCAAGTCCGATCTCAGTCCCAACTTTCATCAGGGACTGCGCAGACGAGACCGACCTTGCTTCGACCGCGTTCTGCGGGAAGATACAGACTTGATCGAACCCTATGTGGATATTGCTCTCTTGCAGCGGACTTATCAGCAATTTCTTAGTGATCAGACCCTGCCCGATTGCGATGTCCTTTCGATCTGGAAACCGGTCACACTGGCCTTATGGCTCAAGCAAACCGGATTAAACTGA